The DNA region TTGCTGGGCGAGGGTTTAAACTCCGCTGCAACATCGACGCTCAACTGGGAAAAAGGTGGCGACGACATTAAGAGTGTTTCTTTGATTAAGTGCTTCGACGGCTCTCGGCCGGATTCAGTGTCTTTGGTCTGGGTCTCCGCTGGTGTGCAAACTGGTCTTCCTCCCCGAGAAAAGAGGCTCTCTGGTTGCAGAGAGGTTTCCCCTCGGCTTGGATCGCTCGCGTACCTGGGTCTGAATGAACCGCTGTGCACGATAACTGGCGTGTTTCTTTTGACTGAAACAGCTGAGGACACTAAAAACTGAGGTCCAGCACCAGGAGGAGGTTGCATGTCTGTCTTACCCTGGCTCAGAAGCTCTGGATCAAGGACCTCTGAGGTGCAGGGGGCTTTGGTGGTATTTGAGGTAGCTGTGTTCGAGACAGGTGGCACACGCACAGGTGGTTCTGACTGTACTGTCCATCTTCTGTTAGCGTCTGATGGATCTGGAGTTCGAGGACCTGGAGTGTTGGGCTGGGAGCCAGTAAGATAGATGGAAATGTCCTCTTGcttttcctttgtctttttcctgGTTTCAACTGGCTCCAAACTCGCCTCTCTGCGGTTCATCTCCACACCAGTACAAACTATCACTCTTTCTTTTGGCCCGTTCTCTGTCAGCTTCACCTTGTTATCATCCTCAGCCAGCTCAGCGCGTTCCTTACCATCGCTAGCGAAATCATCATCTTTTCTTCCAGGGTCATCCGAACTTTCAATCCCCTCGCTGGTCCCTTGCCGGACCCcctgcagccctggagggccCATCCTTGCCAGCTCAGAGGGCTCCGATGGGCTGGCTTCATCTGTATCACCACAGGGCTTTAGCTGTCTATCAGGGGCTCCAACCCCACACTCCAGATCGCCCGAAGCATCACGGCTGACGGCGTTTTTGTCCCGTTGGCTCGTGGCGCTGTCGTGGCTGCACTGCCCGCAGTCGTCCAGGGTGTCAGCACATGGTGGAGAGTCTGCCTTCAGAGGGCTGCCCTCCTGAGCATTGGGAACCCCCAAACCTTGGTCTTTGATACTCACAGAAACTTCAAAATCAGTTTTCAGAGAAACGGGAATTTTCTCTTCGGCGCCACGGCGATACGGCgtctcgtcttcctcctcaggagGTGAATCGTTGATGGCGGCGCTTGATGGTTGGTTTCTCGATTTTACCCGCCGTGGCGGGGCCGCTCTCTTAGCGCCGCCTCTGCCCGTCCTCCCCTTGCAAGATTTAGTAGTAGAAATAGACACTCGTGCGCCTTGGAGGGACTTCCCTCGCCCCGGGAGGTCTTTTAATTCACCGCAGCGCTCGGGCAGATTGCTTGGCCACCTAAGTCTCATAGATCCTGTTACATTTAGCGCAGGGTTAGCCGTGCCAAGGGCCTGGGAAGGTCCTTGACCAGCACCCCTACGCCCTCTTCTACTGGGGCTTTCAGCTAACTTTGTCTGTGCTCTTGTTGTTGACCTTTTGGGTTTTGCAGGGGCTTTCTGTCGCCTTTCTGCCGACCTTCCTTTGGGTTTATTCGAGTTACATGTCTGTCTCTTGGAGCTGATCCCTTTCGGCCCAGGTTTTCTCTGAGCAGGTTTCTGTCTCCTGGTGGATTTGGTAGTGGCAGGCATGActgcaggtgtggaggagggagtATATGGCAGCCAGCATGGGAGCCAGGTCAATTCTATCTTTTCAGCAGCACCCAAATTATTATTAGCTTTCAAAAAAACTTTGTAATTCTGGTCTTCTTCCTGATGCCTAAATTATGCCGATGTCATTATTGTGCAATTGTAGCATGTGCCCTGcaatgacaggaaaaaaaggggaaaccATCTAAATACAATTTCTCTTCACGCTTCACGTGTGTAATGACACATTATCACGAATAAAAACGTGAGCCACCGTCGGACGAGTGACACCTGAGAACAATGACGCTGAATCTATACGCTCCTTCACTTTGTCTGCTACACTTTTGCCCCGCCTGAATCATCTACCCGGACGACCAAACGCTGAAAGAATCATGCCAATAAAGGCAAAAAAGGAGAGCATATTTATGCGTGGCAAAACCCCACAAAGACACCACAACAGCCCAGGAATTCCACAAAGACGTGTAGCAAAGCTTCCTGCATGGCTGGCAGCGCTGGAACAGTTTAAAGGGCAGGCATGCTGAGGAGTGGGCTCTGGTCGGAGGTCGGATCCTGTTTTCGTCTTTCTGGCTGGCGGAAGAGGGGGTTATTACCGCCGCTTATTACTGTGTATTGCACCAGCGCGCAGCTCCAGTTGAGAGACTTTATCGGAATAGGTCGTTTGGCCCGCCGCGATGGTTTATTTACACGTTTACGGCAGAAATGCTTTACATACCAGTGAGCGACAGTTGCACTGTCTGAACTGCTAATAATACTCCGCTCCAGCGAGACAGCGAGACCTTGTATTGGTTTCCCTCCTCGGCAAATATAGACTGCTGGCAAGTTCAATCCTCCCACGGCGGTGACACATCGGCATGGCAGGAGCGAAACGGCGAAAAATGGAATTGGTTCCGTTAAAGTGCACCGTACGCTCTTTGGGGAAGGCGACTCCAGTAGAAAATGTAAATCCCGCTTATGTCAACCCATGCAGGGCAGCCACGCTCGCTCTCCCTCCACCAGACGCAACCTACGGTCTCCTCTGGCCCAAAACCTCCGTCGTCGGCGCTGGAGGGACGGGCGGTCGAGAAAACCCGGAGTGGATTCGAGGCTGTCGCCTGTGTCCGAGTCTTCTCACACCGTGTGTTTGCGAGCGCAAACAGGTGTGTCGCCAAAAACATGTATCTGATCAATAACCTTCGTCATGATGGGCCGTTTTTATTCATTAGTTTAAGGTTTTTCACAATGCAAAATAAGTTTGGAAAAGCTGGTTTTCACTACGGTGCAGTGccaaatatttatttacaacGTTTTCCTCTGCTAATGCTGATGTTTTCGTCATCCGTGCAGTTATATTCTAATAAATTGATAATAAGAGGTTGCGAAAGAAACCACGCCCCTTTACCCAGAGAAGTGACAGCTCGTGCGCCATTCTCGCGTCATCAACATGCGACTGTCACTCCGGAGGAGCGAAGGGCACGGTTATGCGGGACTGCGTCGCATTCATACCCAAAACTACAAATTTCAGGCTTCTCAATACGAAAAGGTACCGGCGATCTGTTCGTTGCGACCAAACCAGCGATCCACTATGTAAGGATATATTTTCGCCGTCAGGTCAAGAAGAGGAAAATTGAGAGTTTGGTGACGAAACGACCATCTGTATTTCAACAAACCTCCTTTCcgctttgctgtttttattcactttttaCACTTTGGATGTCTTGTCAGAGATCCCTCTTCATTAAACTGCCAATCTGTCCGTTAGGTAATTCCTCTTGTTTATATTTTGCACTTGTTCTCCATACGTACATCTCAACCTTGTGCAGAAACGTTAGGGAATATCTGCAATGATGTCAATAATTCATTGTACTCAGCCACACCTGCACTTACAATTTCATTTCAGGATTGTGTACGGACATGAATGTAGCAGACTCCTGAGCAGGGAGGATGTCATCAGAGGCTGCCGTCTCCACACCTGCCATAAGCAGCAAGGGCGATTACTACTGGCTCCGGTCGTTTGTAGCTGGAGGTAAAATCTGACTTCAGTTTTGGTCGTTTGAGTCCCATCACATAATTGTTGCATCATATCAAGGAAAAGAAGTCCAGGAAAACACCTTATCTCCTAATGCTCTCCTGCCTGGGAGCTATCTAAAGCTTATCTGCAGTCGACTTCTGCAACAAAGGTGCCTGAAGAGTCAATATTTTAGGATATCTTAAAAGCACACTGCCATAAAACGAAGATAGCCTTTGTTACAGTTTATAGTTTGTTAGCTAATAATTACCTCACATAAAACATACGTCCCAGCAATATGGCTGAATTGTATTTTGTTAATCGTCAGCATCTTGGTTAAATCCTGTTAAAGCCTTAAATGTTGTATTACAAAACACTGTAAGATAAATGCGCAGCGCACAGATGGTTCCTTCAATAGGGGTTAGTAAAGTTGCTAGAAGGGTGATCTATTTTATCATAATGACTACTGCGTGTTGTTTCCATGCATCTATTCTCTGCAGGTGTAGCGGGATGTTGTGCCAAAACAACCATTGCTCCTCTGGACAGAATCAAGATTCTGCTTCAAGCCCAGAACCCCCATTACAAACATCTGGGTATCAGCCGCAGACATGAAATGGCACATGTGTTTAGTGATGTGTTCTGCATGCTTGAAGCCACTGTCTTCTATTTTCAGGCGTCTTTGCCACATTCAAAGCTGTGCCGCAGAAAGAAGGCTTCCTTGGCTTGTACAAGGGCAACGGGGCCATGATGGTTAGGATATTTCCTTATGGAGCCATCCAGTTCATGGCTTTTGACATTTACAAAAAGGTAAACAAACAAGAGCTCCTATACGCTCGATATTGTTAGTAGCACTggttctgcttctgtgtgtgattTACCATGAGGCTGGTAGATATTGttgcatttattatttttttattgtatttattatttgGTGGAAACATTGACCTTTGTCTCCTCTCTGGTAATCCGTCTgatcatttctttctctttttttaacagctCTTAGGCACTCAGATCGGGATCTATGGACACATCCATCGTCTGATGGCAGGATCTATGGCAGGTAGGGCCATAAATCAAAGACCTTTCCTTTTAAGTCAGTACCAGATATCATGTCCTGCGTTAATCGAATCCTTACTTTGCTTTCACTTAATGGTACGTTAAAGATCTGATGCTTGCAGCTGTCTAAATGGAATGTAGGTGGAAGAATCCCGTAAAATCCAAAGTAAACTCCGGATcggcttttctgtgttttgccaGTCATCCACATTTAAGCGAGACCATGTGTGTGATCAATCGCGTGTTTCAGGAATGACTGCAGTCATCTGCACCTACCCGCTAGATGTGGTCAGAGCTCGGCTGGCCTTCCAGGTGACAGGAGAGCATCGCTACACTGGGATCGCCAACGCCTTCCACACCATCTACCTTAAGGTAGTGCTTGTCCACagttaaaaatatgaaaaggtGACTAGTTGTAGTGTCTACCTACTTTATAAACCATAAATTCTCCTCTGGGCTACAGGAAGGGGGTGTTTTGGGCTTCTACCGGGGGCTCACTCCAACACTTATAGGAATGGCTCCTTATGCAGGTGACCAGTGGCATTTTGGGGGTGTATTTTGCTGAAACTCTGAATCTCCTGACTGTATCTGCTCCCCTCTCCAGGCTTCTCGTTCTTCACCTTTGGCACGCTGAAGAGCCTTGGCCTCAAACATTTCCCGGAGCAGCTGGGTCGCCCGTCTTCAGACAATCCCGACGTCCTGATTCTAAAACCCCACGTCAACCTGCTCTGCGGCGGCGTGGCCGGTGCCATCGCCCAGACAATATCGTAAGTGCCGCCGTCAGGGAAACCAACCAGCTTTGGCATGATGAGCTGACGACACGGCTGATTGTTGTTTGCAGGTTGGCCGCGGCTTCTCCGTGAGCACCCACATTTATCATGTGCCGCATTATATTCCCATGAATTTAGATACCCTTTAGATGTGGCTCGGAGAAGAATGCAGTTAGGCGCCATCCTCCCTGACTCTGAGAAGTGTGTGTAAGTATCCGCCTGGTTTCTCCTTCCCATTTTCCACAGCACCACTGTGACTTGTTACTCATCCCTGTGTGACTCACAATAATGCCACGACTTGCACATTTGACGCTGTTTATCATTTTGAGGGTTGCTGTTGCGGTATAATTGCTGCTAAAGACAATAAAAGAATCTCAATTTGTCTCACAAGTTGGCGTATTGTAATACTGAGGGCCGGCCACAGCGGTGTGATCGACTGTAGCGTCACGCTGTGGTTTCTGTTTTGGAAATTCTGAAACCATCGCGGTTCTTGAGATTGCTTCCACCAACCAGACACCCCAGGACTCCGGATACCCTGTCGATTCCCGTAAAAATGCGAACCCACAACACCATTAAAATAAAGTCTGTCCTTGTCTGTGCTTGAAAACAGCTCACTGATCAAGACCCTGACGTACGTGTATAAGGAGTACGGGATCAAGGCGGGATTGTACCGAGGCCTTTCTCTCAACTACATCCGCTGCGTGCCCTCCCAGGCCATGGCCTTCACCACCTATGAGTTCATGAAGCAGGTCCTCCACCTGAACTAGCGGCTTCTTCAACATCAGCCTGAGACGTCAGACAGATCGACCTCGGCGCTTCCTTCGACTCGCCGGCTTCTCCTTACGCTGCAGCAATGGGGGCATTTTCTTCTaaactgtcttttttatttttaaactccaaACAAACCTACATATCAAACAGGAAAGTTTACTCATCGGTGTGCTGCGGAAATAGAAGAAATTATTTTCTAATATTGAATATGTAATATATGTTTAAGGGATCTACTTTGGAATTTAGAGATAATCAGATCatttatattgttttatttaaaaagtgtCACATTCAGTTAATGTGTTAAATTGCAAAACATGAAATTTCACTATAATCTTTCATACCATGTTAAATACCTTTCTTTATTTGTTACTGTGCATTCAGACAATATAGAGTCTTCTTGGTGTTGGCTTGTATGCAGGACTGGGGTGTTTGGAGGTCTTCAGGAGAGAAATTACACCCCAGTTTGGTTTAAAATCATCTATTTCAACCTGCTGCCGCTGGGTGGCAGCATTGTATCTGGACTGGAGCTGTTCACCTGAAGAGGTGGACAGACCATTCAAACACACTTAACTTTACGAGCCAATTATTATCTTGAACTTGTCAAGAGTTGCTGgacagagggggaaaataaGCAGTGATTCAGCCTAAATCAGCCAGCAGTTTCTGCTCACTGAATGTACGAACCGGCCGATTGAAATTAACGGTGTATTTATTATTGACTGAAAGGCCTTCAAGCCATTGCCAATGTCTGTTTGAGCTTTTTTAGTCTTCATTCTCCTGCGTCCTAAGTCTTACATCCTCGCAGCGATGTGGTTTCTCTCTGCCTTCAGAGATCCAAAAAGCAGTTGCCTTAGAAGAGTCGCTTCCGGTCTTTCAGTTCGAGAACACTCGATGTGAAGTGGTAACAAGCACGTGAGCGTAGCAACATGAGTACTCTACCTCTATCCCCTGTCAGCATGTGCTGTGGTGTCTGTGGCATCTTTGCTGGCATTCATCTCCTACATGTCTTAAAAATATTACAACTCACAGGTGTGCAGAGGAAGCCTGTGCTGGAGGTGGAGTGGCTGTGTGTTTAGATTGTAGGGCggtgcagtgttgttccagggCATGGAGACATAATCCCCAAATAATTTTAAACAAGCTCTCAGAGGATTCACTTGTCACTTAAACATTTGAAGAGTGAGTCTTGTGCAACTTGAACAAAGAGCATTGCTTTGAAATGACTATTTGTTTAGCTAACCACAAACTGCAGCATCCTACTATCTCTGCAGAAGCTTTCCCAACATTTCATCAGACGGCTGATGTTCCCCTCTTGTAGTTTAAACAGctttgctcctgctgctgcccgcAGGAAAAGATAAACGCACAAGATTAATTAGAAACAGTACGTGCAGATGTTGGTGATGTATGTTCTGCGCTTTTATCAGGCCGAGCTCGGAGAATTTGCATAGATGGTGCAGTTTAATTATTTAAACAATGAGGCGGTTTGGGCGTTTCGCCTCCATGTTTCCCGGTGGATTTGGGATGAAACAATTGACGGctcaaaattaaattaaatgaaagtcAAAAGCAGTCGGAAGTGAAGTCGGGAGCTCGCAGACCTTTGACACAATGTCTAGGTTGTGTCCGCCAATATTATCTGATACAGAAACTAAGAGGGGTGTTTCCAAGGTCTAATCTGAGCTGGCCGTTGTTGAACTCTTGCCTGCAGATTCTGACACCAAAGTCTTCTTTACTAACCATGTTGTGAAATGGTGTTTCTACACCAAATTGAGGATTCTGTAAGTTGTATTTTTCATGTTCTTCCAGGATTCCTGCAGCgctgagctcacctgtgcaTTTTTCTGGTTGATAAAAGTGCAAAAATGTTCATTGTAATCCCTGTTTGGTagatgaagcagctgaaagtgcTTCATCCCACATCCAGATTGGGATGTGTGCAGGTAAAACGGAACAATGGAAaagcctcttcctctgtttgttTGCTGTCTTTGTAATTTGTTTTTACGAGCGGTGTCCGAAATACACTACCTGCCATA from Takifugu rubripes chromosome 4, fTakRub1.2, whole genome shotgun sequence includes:
- the slc25a16 gene encoding solute carrier family 25 member 16; amino-acid sequence: MSSEAAVSTPAISSKGDYYWLRSFVAGGVAGCCAKTTIAPLDRIKILLQAQNPHYKHLGVFATFKAVPQKEGFLGLYKGNGAMMVRIFPYGAIQFMAFDIYKKLLGTQIGIYGHIHRLMAGSMAGMTAVICTYPLDVVRARLAFQVTGEHRYTGIANAFHTIYLKEGGVLGFYRGLTPTLIGMAPYAGFSFFTFGTLKSLGLKHFPEQLGRPSSDNPDVLILKPHVNLLCGGVAGAIAQTISYPLDVARRRMQLGAILPDSEKCVSLIKTLTYVYKEYGIKAGLYRGLSLNYIRCVPSQAMAFTTYEFMKQVLHLN